The following coding sequences are from one Shewanella violacea DSS12 window:
- a CDS encoding LysR family transcriptional regulator, translating into MNMSRIDLNLLVYFDVLLRELNVTRAADQLGISQPAMSNGLKRLRILFDDPLLIRTSKGMTPTERASELKPVIRELLIGLEKAVQPKAEFNARESEQVFRMMASDYAESTLIPLLIARLRNEAPKVILDIMTPSDVNFADVEQGRVDMAINRFDEIPQSFHQKVLWKDTFSCLINRNNPVLKDFNLKNYLKSHHVWVSKTGMGVGVGMDPDDVQRLGWVDEALARIDAKRRITVFTRNYQAASSLAERQDLIATVPSKMARLQQDNPRVSIVTPPFDIPPIELTMAWSPLLQHNPAHRWMRELITETARIIDRF; encoded by the coding sequence ATGAATATGTCTCGTATTGACCTGAATCTATTGGTTTATTTTGATGTTTTGCTCAGAGAGTTGAATGTGACACGCGCCGCAGATCAACTAGGTATCAGCCAACCTGCCATGAGTAATGGGCTTAAAAGGTTAAGAATTTTGTTCGATGATCCTCTGCTTATCAGAACCAGTAAGGGGATGACGCCGACGGAGAGGGCAAGTGAGCTAAAACCTGTGATCCGTGAGTTGTTAATCGGCTTGGAGAAAGCGGTACAACCTAAGGCCGAATTCAACGCGCGCGAGAGTGAGCAAGTGTTTCGCATGATGGCTTCGGACTATGCCGAGTCAACGCTCATTCCCTTATTAATCGCTCGCCTGCGCAATGAAGCGCCGAAAGTCATTTTGGATATCATGACACCAAGTGACGTTAACTTTGCCGATGTAGAGCAAGGTAGAGTGGACATGGCGATTAACCGTTTCGATGAAATCCCTCAATCCTTTCATCAAAAAGTACTCTGGAAAGATACATTCAGTTGCCTTATTAACCGTAATAACCCTGTGCTTAAGGACTTTAATCTTAAAAATTATCTAAAATCACACCATGTATGGGTGAGTAAAACCGGCATGGGAGTCGGAGTCGGCATGGATCCCGATGATGTCCAGCGTCTGGGATGGGTGGATGAAGCCCTAGCTAGAATCGATGCTAAGCGCCGTATCACAGTGTTTACCCGCAATTATCAGGCGGCCAGTTCATTGGCAGAAAGGCAGGACTTGATTGCCACTGTGCCAAGTAAGATGGCCAGATTACAGCAAGATAACCCTAGGGTGAGCATAGTGACACCGCCATTTGACATCCCACCCATAGAGTTGACCATGGCCTGGAGTCCTTTACTGCAACATAATCCGGCTCATCGATGGATGAGAGAGCTCATCACAGAAACGGCTAGGATAATAGATAGATTCTAG